Below is a genomic region from Ruania alba.
CGCCAGCCACGAGGAAGTTACGTCGATTCAGGATGGGGTTTGTGTTCATCGTGCGTCCTTACTGCCGTAGTAGGAGACAGCGCCGCGATGCGCGTCTGCTCGAGTGAAGTCCACATTCCGTTGGGGCAAATCGAATGGGACTCTACCCGCGTAGACACACGTGGTCAACCCGCGTAGACTGACGCAATTCATTCCTCCGCTACTCAGCGATCCTCTCGCCGTAAAGGAGCCCGATGCCCGACCGCGATCAGCCGCCAACCCCAAACCGGTCGGTGACGCGCTCGTGCGCGGTTCTTGACGGGCAGGCCGCCCCGGACGGTGAGGCCACCGCCGTCGCACACCGTGCTCCAGCTAACCGGGTGGCACCTGCAGCCACGGCAGTGCAATCCGGAGCGGACCCGCTACAGTCCCCCGACTTCCGCTCGATCGCCCACAGTTACCATCAATTGTGGCAGTAACCAGGAAGGATGTGGCACTGCGGGCCGGGGTGTCGACCGCCGTGGTGTCCTACGTGCTCAACAATGGGCCCCGGCCGGTCTCATCGGCCGCACGGGCCAAGGTTCTGGCTGCGATCGACGACCTGGGCTATCAACGCGACGGCGTCGCCCGGATGCTCGCTCTCGGGCGCTCATCGACCCTCGGGCTCGTGGTTCCGGACATCGTGATGCCCTACTTCGGACGCCTCGCTCAGGCGATTTCTTCGCTGGCATTCACGCAGGGACTGGAGCTCTTGGTCGCGACGACCGATTGGGACCTGGCGAAGGAGCAGGCCAATCTTCGCGCTCTCGTGGAACGCCGTGTTGAAGGCATCATCGTGGTCAGCGTGGACCGGCATCAGGATTTCGGCCCCTATACAGCGATGGGCACACCGATCGTGGTGGTAGATCGACCCGAGTTCGCGGTCCGTGGATCAGCACTGGTGACACAGCACCTGATCAGCCATGGCCACAAGAAGATTGCCTTGCTCGGCGGCCCTGAGGGCATCGTTTCCACTCAACGACGCTATGAGGGCTGGCGCGATGTGATGGCCGAGAACCACCTACATTCCGGCGACGACTATGTCGTCGCAGCGCCCCTGACCGAACCCGGCGGCTACGACGCCGTCGAGCAGTTGCTCGCGATGGACCCGGCTCCCACCGCAGCACTGGTGGCAACCGACGTTCAGGCGTTCGGCGTCCTGCGTCGACTGTATGAGCGTGGCGTCGCGGTGCCCGGCGATCTGGCACTCGCCGTCGCCAACGCGACAGAACTTGCCCAGTTCACAGTGCCCTCGCTGACGTCGCTGGTCGCGCCGACCATTGACATAGCCGGAGCGGCCATCGAGGCACTGGACCAGCGAAAGGACGAGCTCGTCCAGACCATCAACGTTGCCAACTATGCGCTGGCTGAGCGTGAGTCGTGCGGCTGCCTTCCCCGTAGGAGCGGCGGGCTGCGGTAAGGCCGAGATTCAACCGGACTGCTTCGATCCTTGAGGATGCCTCACAGTTCGGCGCTGGACCACACCTGCCCACTCTCGGCCACCAGATCCACCGACGTGACGCCGTCATCGGCCACGATCCACCGGTTCGGCGAGTCCGCGCTCAGCGCCCACGCTCCCAGGTCCGCCTTCGTACCGTCGGCGTACTCCACGAGGCAGGTGTATTCCACCCCCACGGGTCCCTCGGCCACGTCCACCACGAGCATCGGCCCGTCCGG
It encodes:
- a CDS encoding LacI family DNA-binding transcriptional regulator produces the protein MAVTRKDVALRAGVSTAVVSYVLNNGPRPVSSAARAKVLAAIDDLGYQRDGVARMLALGRSSTLGLVVPDIVMPYFGRLAQAISSLAFTQGLELLVATTDWDLAKEQANLRALVERRVEGIIVVSVDRHQDFGPYTAMGTPIVVVDRPEFAVRGSALVTQHLISHGHKKIALLGGPEGIVSTQRRYEGWRDVMAENHLHSGDDYVVAAPLTEPGGYDAVEQLLAMDPAPTAALVATDVQAFGVLRRLYERGVAVPGDLALAVANATELAQFTVPSLTSLVAPTIDIAGAAIEALDQRKDELVQTINVANYALAERESCGCLPRRSGGLR